One genomic window of Salvia miltiorrhiza cultivar Shanhuang (shh) chromosome 4, IMPLAD_Smil_shh, whole genome shotgun sequence includes the following:
- the LOC131023744 gene encoding probable metal-nicotianamine transporter YSL7, giving the protein MSGRGMDEEERILDDESVEKMLESKEVPRWQKQLSVRAFVVSFVLSILFSFIVTKLNLTTGIVPSLNVSAGLLGFFFVKTWTKFLEKSGFLMHPFTRQENTVIQTCVVASAGVAFSGGFGSYLFGMSEVVAKQSTTAHNPQNIKNPAISWMIGFLFLTSFVGLFSVLPLRKIMIIDFKLTYPSGTATAHLINSFHTSQGAKKAKKQVRFLGKFFSFSFLWGFFQWFFTATDTCGFGNFPTFGLKAYQNKFYFDFSATYVGVGMICPYIISVSLLLGAVLSWGIMWPLIEQRKGDWYSAQLPSSSLNGLQGYRIFIAIAMILGDGLYNFVKVLGRTLFGLYHQLRDKNIGPILEGGGIRKNSPLALTSANLSYDDQRRTQLFLKDQIPTWVAIAGYITIAAISSATIPLIFHQLKWYYIVVIYIFAPALAFCNAYGCGLTNWSMASTYGKLAIFVIGAWAGAAHGGVLAGLAACGVMMNIVSTASDLTQDFKTGYLTLASPRSMFVSQIIGTAMGCVISPCVFWLFYKAFHDLGLHTSPYPAPYALMYRNIAVLGVEGVSSLPKHCLTLCYVFFIVALAANGVRDAVGPKWGRFIPIPMAMALPFYLGGYFGIDMCVGSLILFIWETIDKAKADAFAPAVASGLICGDGLWTLPSSLLGLAGVKPPICMKFLSRKDNARVDHFLAS; this is encoded by the exons ATGAGTGGAAGAGGCATGGATGAGGAGGAGAGGATTCTGGATGATGAATCGGTGGAGAAGATGTTGGAGAGCAAGGAGGTGCCAAGGTGGCAGAAGCAGCTGAGCGTGAGGGCCTTTGTGGTGAGCTTTGTGCTGAGTATATTGTTCAGCTTCATCGTCACAAAGCTCAATCTCACGACTGGGATCGTCCCTTCGCTCAATGTCTCTGCTGGTCTGCTCGGATTCTTCTTCGTCAAGACGTGGACAAAGTTTCTAGAAAAATCTGGATTTCTCATGCACCCATTTACTAGGCAGGAGAATACTGTCATTCAGACATGTGTCGTCGCCAGCGCCGGCGTCGCCTTCAGCG GAGGCTTTGGAAGTTACCTTTTTGGCATGAGCGAAGTTGTGGCAAAACAATCTACTACAGCTCATAACCCTCAGAATATCAAGAATCCTGCTATCTCATGGATGATCGGATTCCTCTTCCTCACTAGCTTCGTGGGGCTCTTCTCTGTTCTGCCCCTCCGGAAG ATAATGATCATCGATTTTAAACTGACTTATCCAAGTGGCACTGCAACTGCTCATTTGATCAATAGCTTTCACACTTCTCAAGGAGCCAAGAAAGCCAA GAAACAAGTTAGATTCTTGGGAAAGTTCTTCTCTTTCAGCTTCTTGTGGGGTTTCTTCCAATGGTTTTTCACTGCAACCGATACTTGCGGATTCGGGAATTTCCCTACATTTGGCCTTAAAGCCTATCAGAACAA GTTctactttgatttctctgcaaCATATGTTGGCGTTGGCATGATATGTCCCTATATCATAAGTGTGTCGTTGCTACTCGGTGCAGTCCTGTCATGGGGCATAATGTGGCCATTGATAGAGCAGAGGAAGGGAGACTGGTACTCTGCTCAACTCCCATCCAGCAGCCTTAATGGCTTGCAAGGTTACAGG ATCTTCATTGCTATAGCTATGATTCTTGGTGATGGTCTCTACAACTTCGTTAAGGTCCTTGGCCGCACCCTATTCGGGTTGTATCACCAACTCCGCGACAAAAACATTGGCCCTATCCTTGAAGGTGGTGGCATCAGGAAGAACTCTCCTCTAGCTCTAACATCTGCTAATTTATCTTATGATGATCAGCGAAGAACTCAACTTTTTCTCAAGGACCAAATCCCTACTTGGGTTGCCATTGCTGGCTACATCACCATTGCAGCAATCTCTTCTGCCACAATTCCTCTCATCTTCCACCAACTAAAATGGTACTACATTGTGGTAATATACATCTTTGCACCTGCACTAGCCTTCTGCAACGCCTATGGATGCGGGCTTACTAATTGGTCCATGGCGTCTACTTATGGAAAATTGGCAATATTTGTGATCGGTGCATGGGCAGGAGCCGCCCACGGTGGTGTTCTTGCAGGGTTGGCCGCGTGTGGGGTGATGATGAATATTGTGTCGACTGCCTCTGACCTCACGCAGGACTTCAAAACCGGGTACCTGACCCTTGCATCTCCACGGTCCATGTTCGTGAGCCAGATCATTGGTACTGCTATGGGTTGTGTTATCTCACCCTGCGTGTTTTGGCTCTTCTACAAGGCATTTCATGATCTGGGACTCCATACTTCGCCATACCCCGCTCCTTATGCTCTAATGTATCGAAACATAGCAGTCTTGGGTGTTGAAGGAGTTTCATCTTTGCCAAAACACTGTCTTACTCTGTGTTATGTGTTTTTTATAGTGGCCTTGGCTGCTAATGGAGTTAGAGATGCCGTGGGACCAAAATGGGGGAGGTTCATTCCTATTCCTATGGCTATGGCACTTCCTTTCTACCTTGGAGGCTACTTTGGCATTGACATGTGTGTTGGGAGCTTGATTCTGTTCATTTGGGAGACGATTGACAAGGCGAAGGCTGATGCATTCGCACCTGCAGTAGCTTCTGGATTGATCTGCGGAGACGGGTTATGGACCTTGCCTAGCTCGCTTCTAGGTTTGGCCGGTGTAAAACCACCTATTTGCATGAAGTTTCTGTCCAGAAAAGATAATGCTAGAGTTGATCATTTCTTAGCTTCTTAA